Proteins encoded in a region of the Cheilinus undulatus linkage group 8, ASM1832078v1, whole genome shotgun sequence genome:
- the aldh5a1 gene encoding succinate-semialdehyde dehydrogenase, mitochondrial isoform X2 — MHKHYSLDVAAPLLRTDSYVNGRWVPAASVFPVLDPATGKEIARVSDCGPAEAKQAVDAAYKAFHSWKQYTAKERSILLRKWFDLVTLHKEDLAKLITFESGKPLKESLGEIAYSASFLEWFSEEARRVYGDIVPSPAKDRKILLLKQPVGVASIITPWNFPSAMITRKVGAALAVGCTVVVKPAEDTPLSALALAELAEQAGIPAGVFNVVPCSREKTPSVGEVLCTDPLVAKISFTGSTATGKVLLRMAADTVKKASMELGGHAPFIVFDSADVDKAVGGAMGSKFRNSGQTCVCSNRFLVQSGIHDRFMEKLGQAMDAELRLGHGLEPNTTQGPLINTRAAEKVAHQVSDAVSRGAKVLKGGNRLEGSFMEPTLLADVTTDMLCTREETFGPLLPVIRFNTEEEALAIANASNVGLAGYMYSQDVSQIWRVAEALEVGIVGVNEGLLSTPEATFGGVKQSGLGREGSKYGIDEYLEVKYMCFGGLKP, encoded by the exons ATGCACAAACACTACAGCCTGGACGTCGCCGCTCCTCTGCTGCGGACTGACAGCTACGTGAACGGCCGCTGGGTCCCTGCAGCCTCGGTGTTCCCCGTCCTGGACCCAGCCACGGGGAAGGAGATAGCCCGAGTGTCGGACTGTGGACCTGCCGAGGCCAAGCAGGCTGTGGACGCCGCGTATAAGGCGTTTCACTCGTGGAAACAGTACACGGCCAAG GAAAGGAGCATCCTCCTGAGGAAGTGGTTTGACCTGGTGACGCTGCACAAAGAAGACCTGGCCAAGCTGATCACCTTTGAGAGC ggtAAGCCCCTGAAGGAGTCTCTTGGCGAGATCGCGTACTCTGCCTCCTTCCTGGAGTGGTTCTCTGAGGAGGCTCGCCGAGTTTACGGCGACATCGTCCCGTCGCCCGCCAAAGACAGAAAGATCCTTCTCCTCAAACAGCCTGTGGGCGTGGCCTCTATCATCACACCA tggAACTTCCCGAGCGCGATGATCACCAGGAAGGTCGGAGCTGCTCTGGCTGTCGGCTGCACGGTGGTGGTGAAACCCGCCGAGGACACGCCCCTGTCAGCGCTCGCTCTAGCTGAG CTGGCGGAGCAGGCAGGGATCCCGGCGGGGGTCTTTAACGTGGTCCCGTGCTCCAGGGAGAAGACTCCCTCAGTCGGGGAGGTTCTCTGCACCGACCCGCTGGTAGCTAAAATCTCCTTCACCGGCTCCACTGCCACTGGAAAA GTGCTGCTCAGAATGGCTGCTGACACTGTGAAGAAGGCATCCATGGAGCTGGGAGGCCACGCCCCCTTCATAGTGTTCGACAGCGCTGATGTGGACAAGGCGGTGGGCGGAGCCATGGGGTCCAAATTCAGGAACTCTGGACAG ACGTGCGTGTGTTCGAACCGCTTCCTGGTTCAGAGCGGCATTCACGATCGTTTCATGGAGAAGCTTGGTCAGGCGATGGACGCTGAGCTCCGCCTGGGACACGGCTTGGAGCCCAACACCACACAGGGCCCGCTCATCAACACCAGAGCTGCAGAGAAG GTTGCTCATCAGGTTTCAGACGCTGTGTCCAGAGGAGCGAAGGTGTTGAAGGGCGGGAATCGTCTGGAAGGTTCCTTCATGGAGCCAACCCTGCTGGCCGACGTCACCACAGACATGCTGTGTACGAGAGAGGAGACGTTCGGCCCACTGCTGCCCGTCATCAG GTTTAACACGGAGGAGGAGGCTCTGGCTATCGCTAACGCATCGAATGTTGGGCTGGCAG GCTACATGTACTCCCAGGACGTGAGTCAGATCTGGCGGGTGGCCGAGGCGTTGGAGGTGGGCATCGTCGGAGTAAACGAAGGTCTCCTGTCCACCCCGGAGGCCACGTTTGGGGGGGTCAAACAGTCCGGATTGGGCCGGGAAGGCTCCAAGTACGGCATCGACGAGTACCTGGAGGTGAAGTACATGTGCTTTGGAGGTCTGAAACCCTGA
- the aldh5a1 gene encoding succinate-semialdehyde dehydrogenase, mitochondrial isoform X1: protein MSTLCVLRTRCFLRQVFPSLPAAVSTMHKHYSLDVAAPLLRTDSYVNGRWVPAASVFPVLDPATGKEIARVSDCGPAEAKQAVDAAYKAFHSWKQYTAKERSILLRKWFDLVTLHKEDLAKLITFESGKPLKESLGEIAYSASFLEWFSEEARRVYGDIVPSPAKDRKILLLKQPVGVASIITPWNFPSAMITRKVGAALAVGCTVVVKPAEDTPLSALALAELAEQAGIPAGVFNVVPCSREKTPSVGEVLCTDPLVAKISFTGSTATGKVLLRMAADTVKKASMELGGHAPFIVFDSADVDKAVGGAMGSKFRNSGQTCVCSNRFLVQSGIHDRFMEKLGQAMDAELRLGHGLEPNTTQGPLINTRAAEKVAHQVSDAVSRGAKVLKGGNRLEGSFMEPTLLADVTTDMLCTREETFGPLLPVIRFNTEEEALAIANASNVGLAGYMYSQDVSQIWRVAEALEVGIVGVNEGLLSTPEATFGGVKQSGLGREGSKYGIDEYLEVKYMCFGGLKP, encoded by the exons ATGTCCACTCTCTGTGTGCTGAGGACTCGCTGCTTCCTCCGGCAGGTCTTCCCCAGCCTGCCCGCCGCTGTTTCCACCATGCACAAACACTACAGCCTGGACGTCGCCGCTCCTCTGCTGCGGACTGACAGCTACGTGAACGGCCGCTGGGTCCCTGCAGCCTCGGTGTTCCCCGTCCTGGACCCAGCCACGGGGAAGGAGATAGCCCGAGTGTCGGACTGTGGACCTGCCGAGGCCAAGCAGGCTGTGGACGCCGCGTATAAGGCGTTTCACTCGTGGAAACAGTACACGGCCAAG GAAAGGAGCATCCTCCTGAGGAAGTGGTTTGACCTGGTGACGCTGCACAAAGAAGACCTGGCCAAGCTGATCACCTTTGAGAGC ggtAAGCCCCTGAAGGAGTCTCTTGGCGAGATCGCGTACTCTGCCTCCTTCCTGGAGTGGTTCTCTGAGGAGGCTCGCCGAGTTTACGGCGACATCGTCCCGTCGCCCGCCAAAGACAGAAAGATCCTTCTCCTCAAACAGCCTGTGGGCGTGGCCTCTATCATCACACCA tggAACTTCCCGAGCGCGATGATCACCAGGAAGGTCGGAGCTGCTCTGGCTGTCGGCTGCACGGTGGTGGTGAAACCCGCCGAGGACACGCCCCTGTCAGCGCTCGCTCTAGCTGAG CTGGCGGAGCAGGCAGGGATCCCGGCGGGGGTCTTTAACGTGGTCCCGTGCTCCAGGGAGAAGACTCCCTCAGTCGGGGAGGTTCTCTGCACCGACCCGCTGGTAGCTAAAATCTCCTTCACCGGCTCCACTGCCACTGGAAAA GTGCTGCTCAGAATGGCTGCTGACACTGTGAAGAAGGCATCCATGGAGCTGGGAGGCCACGCCCCCTTCATAGTGTTCGACAGCGCTGATGTGGACAAGGCGGTGGGCGGAGCCATGGGGTCCAAATTCAGGAACTCTGGACAG ACGTGCGTGTGTTCGAACCGCTTCCTGGTTCAGAGCGGCATTCACGATCGTTTCATGGAGAAGCTTGGTCAGGCGATGGACGCTGAGCTCCGCCTGGGACACGGCTTGGAGCCCAACACCACACAGGGCCCGCTCATCAACACCAGAGCTGCAGAGAAG GTTGCTCATCAGGTTTCAGACGCTGTGTCCAGAGGAGCGAAGGTGTTGAAGGGCGGGAATCGTCTGGAAGGTTCCTTCATGGAGCCAACCCTGCTGGCCGACGTCACCACAGACATGCTGTGTACGAGAGAGGAGACGTTCGGCCCACTGCTGCCCGTCATCAG GTTTAACACGGAGGAGGAGGCTCTGGCTATCGCTAACGCATCGAATGTTGGGCTGGCAG GCTACATGTACTCCCAGGACGTGAGTCAGATCTGGCGGGTGGCCGAGGCGTTGGAGGTGGGCATCGTCGGAGTAAACGAAGGTCTCCTGTCCACCCCGGAGGCCACGTTTGGGGGGGTCAAACAGTCCGGATTGGGCCGGGAAGGCTCCAAGTACGGCATCGACGAGTACCTGGAGGTGAAGTACATGTGCTTTGGAGGTCTGAAACCCTGA